GGAGGCTACTTGAGGACCTGAAGAAGGCCGCTCAGGGAAGCGAAAACCTTATGCCGTTCATACTGAAGGCCGTTAAGGCATACGCGACTCTGGGTGAAATCGCGAACGCCCTGAGAGACGTCTTCGGAGAATACACCGAAGCAGTGATTCTATAGAGAGAGGTGGAGATAATGAAGATAAAAGTACTCGTGGCAAAGCCCGGACTCGATGGACATGACAGAGGCGCCAAAGTCGTCGCCATGGCTCTTCGAGATGCCGGAATGGAAGTTATCTACACAGGTCTCAGGCAGTCTCCCGAATCGGTCGTGAAGGCCGCGCTTCAGGAAGACGTTGACGTTGTGGGGCTCTCGATACTATCCGGCGCCCACATGAAGATTTGCAGCAAAGTGCTTCAACTCATGAAAGAAGCAGGAATTGGCGACAAGCCTCTCTTTGTCGGCGGTATAATTCCCGCAGAGGATGCAGATGAGTTAAGAAGGGCCGGCATTTTCGAAGTTTTCGGACCGGGAACCTCACTGAAATCAATCATAGATAAGATAGAGGAAACGGTTAAGAAATGAACTCAATGAAACCCGGGATCGACCAGCTCAAGATTTCGAGATCGCTGAGCATAATCGAAAACGACACTGATTCAGCAAAGAAGATCATCGGAGGACTGCCTGCCCGAGATTACTGCGTAATTGGTGTCACGGGAAGTCCGGGAGCCGGCAAGTCGTCTTTGACAGACCGCCTGGCCTGCATAAGTGCGGAGGAAAAGACGACGGCCGTTGTTGCAATCGATCCTTCAAGCCCCTTTACGGGAGGCGCCTTTCTCGGCGACAGGATCAGAATGAGACGTGCAACCGGCGATCCCAGGGTCTTCGTGAGATCGATGGCCAGCCGGGGAAACGTCGGAGGTCTAAGCCCTTCAATTTATAACAGCGTTGAGTTTCTTGGCAGGAGCGGCTACGACAGGATTTACGTGGAGACGGTCGGGGCGGGCCAATCGGAGACAGACATCGTTAATCTTGCAGATATCGTCCTTCTCGTAATGGCGCCCGGACTTGGAGACGATGTTCAAACAATGAAGGCTGGAATAATGGAGATCGGAGACATATTCGTGATAAACAAGAGCGATCTTCCAGGAGCCAACCAGCTCGCTTCCAGAACCAGGGCGATCCTGGAACTTTCTGGGAAGAAATTCCCGGTAATGAGGACAGATTCCATAAAGGGGAGTGGCGTTAAGGAGCTTCAAGAAGAGATAGAAGAGATACTTCTCAGCTATTTCAGCTCCGGAAGGCTCGCGTCGAAACGCGCTAAGCGCAACCTTTACAATAATTTGAACAGCGCGTACCAGATTATAAAGGAACACTACGCCGAAAATGATAAACTTGAAGAACTAATAAGGTATCTTCTTGAGAATATCGGGAGGTAATCAAATTGAAATCCGACAGAATAGACCATATTGGCATAGCCGTAAAATCGATCGAAGAGAGGCTTTCCGTCTACCGAGACCTTCTTAAACTGGAAGTTACCGGGATCGAGGAACTTCAAGACCGCGGACTGAAAGTTGCCTTCGTAAAGGTCGGCGACACTCGGATTGAGCTTCTTGAATCGATATCGGAAAACAGCCAGATATCAAGATTCCTGGAAAGCAGGGGAGAAGGCATTCATCACATCGCTTTCCACGTTGACAATGTCAAAGCCGCGATTGAAGAAGCCGTTTCACTTGGGCTGAAACCTCTTTCCACGGAGCCCGAAGCCGGAGCCGGGGGAACAAAAGTAGTCTTCCTCCACCCCAAGAGCACGGGCGGAGTTCTGACTGAACTTGTCGAAGGACACCACTAGGGGGGCGAATGAATTGGCCGATAGACTTGAAGAGTTTTTTGAAAAGAGCGAACAGATCATCCTTGGTGGTGGTCAGGAAAAGATCGAGAAGCAGCACAAAACAGGAAAGCTAACTGCCAGAGAGAGAATCGATGTTCTCTGTGACGAGGGAAGCTTCGAAGAGTTCGACAGATTTGTCAAGCACAGAGCAACGAGCTTTGGCCTTGCGGACAAGGAATTCCCGGCAGACGGAGTCGTGACGGGAATAGGAACAGTCGACGGGCGAAAGATAGCCGTCTTCTCTCAGGATTTCACAGTACAGGGCGGATCGCTTGGTGAGATGCACGCCAAGAAGATAATGAAAGTGCAGGATATGGCTTTGAAACTAGGTATACCGATCGTCGGAATAAACGATTCGGGCGGAGCCAGGATTCAGGAAGGTGTTGACTCTCTTTTCGGCTACGGCGGAATCTTCCACAGGAATACCCTCTCTTCGGGAGTGATTCCTCAGATCACCGTTATCTGTGGACCGTGCGCAGGCGGAGCCGTCTATTCGCCCGCAATAACCGACTTTATAGTTATGACCGACAGGCACTCACAGATGTTTATAACAGGTCCGCAGGTAATAAAGGCCGTGACGGGTGAAGAGACGTCGATGGAAGAACTTGGTGGAGCTCTTGTGCATAATACAAAGAGCGGAAATGCCCACTTCCTCACCCCGGATGACAGAAGCGCAATGCTTCTCGTCAGGGAGCTTCTCGAATACCTGCCGCAGAACAACGCCGAGGAACCAAACAAGAGAGAGGCCGATCGCGGCGAGCCTCAGGAAGCGCTCCGGGGGATTGTGCCGGATAATCCAAAGCAGTCATACGACGTGAAAAAAGTGATCTCCCTTGTAGTCGATGGAGGACGATTCCTCGAGGTACATGAACACTATGCGAAGAATATGGTCGTGGGTTTTGCAAAGATAGGCGGAAGATCGGTGGGAATAGTGGCAAACCAGCCTTCAGTCTTCGCCGGTTCTCTCGATATAAACGCTTCAGACAAGGCGGCGAGATTTATCAGATTCCTGGACGCTTTCAATATACCGATAATCACCTTTGTAGATACCCCAGGATTCCTCCCGGGAGTCTCCCAAGAACATGGAGGGATAATTCGCCATGGTGCAAAACTCCTGTACGCCTACAGCGAAGCCTCCGTCCCGAAGGTAACACTGATTCTTAGAAAGGCCTACGGAGGGGCATATATCGCAATGGGCAGTCAACATCTGGGGGCAGACATTGTTTACGCCTGGCCGGGAGCCGAGATCGCCGTAATGGGCCCCGAAGGCGCGGCAAACATAATTTTCAAGAGAGAAATTGACGGTTCCGACCAGCCTGAAAAGACTAGACAAGAAAAGATTTCAGAATACAAAGACATGTTTGCAAATCCATTTGTAGCGGCTGGAAGAGGCTACATAGAATCAATAATAGATCCGGCTGCCAGTAGAATAGAGATAATCAAGGCTCTGGAGACGCTAGATACGAAAGTCGAAGGCAGACCAACCAAGAAGCACGGGAATATACCACTTTGAGGTGCATTTGATGGAAGAGTATATCCAGATCACTATTATAGGCGTTGCGATTGTATTCCTGGCGCTGGCGATGCTTTTTTTCATATTCAAGATTCTCGGCCGCCTCTTCTCCAGAGAAGAGGAAAACAAGCTTACGGCAGTCAGTAAGAAATCTGCCCAGGCAGCGAGTTCGAGAGTCTTTGAGACGGAAGAAGGCGGCGAGGGCGAAGTGATTGCCGCCATAACCGCTGCAGCAGCTGCCTTTATAGGTCACAGCAACTTCAAAGTCAGAAGTGTCGCCCCGGTTACCGTGTCGGCGACCTCACATTGGAAACGACGAGAACCAACCGTCTACTG
This genomic stretch from Mesotoga sp. UBA6090 harbors:
- the mce gene encoding methylmalonyl-CoA epimerase; the protein is MKSDRIDHIGIAVKSIEERLSVYRDLLKLEVTGIEELQDRGLKVAFVKVGDTRIELLESISENSQISRFLESRGEGIHHIAFHVDNVKAAIEEAVSLGLKPLSTEPEAGAGGTKVVFLHPKSTGGVLTELVEGHH
- a CDS encoding OadG family protein, with amino-acid sequence MEEYIQITIIGVAIVFLALAMLFFIFKILGRLFSREEENKLTAVSKKSAQAASSRVFETEEGGEGEVIAAITAAAAAFIGHSNFKVRSVAPVTVSATSHWKRREPTVYWKVRRSKN
- a CDS encoding acyl-CoA carboxylase subunit beta, whose product is MADRLEEFFEKSEQIILGGGQEKIEKQHKTGKLTARERIDVLCDEGSFEEFDRFVKHRATSFGLADKEFPADGVVTGIGTVDGRKIAVFSQDFTVQGGSLGEMHAKKIMKVQDMALKLGIPIVGINDSGGARIQEGVDSLFGYGGIFHRNTLSSGVIPQITVICGPCAGGAVYSPAITDFIVMTDRHSQMFITGPQVIKAVTGEETSMEELGGALVHNTKSGNAHFLTPDDRSAMLLVRELLEYLPQNNAEEPNKREADRGEPQEALRGIVPDNPKQSYDVKKVISLVVDGGRFLEVHEHYAKNMVVGFAKIGGRSVGIVANQPSVFAGSLDINASDKAARFIRFLDAFNIPIITFVDTPGFLPGVSQEHGGIIRHGAKLLYAYSEASVPKVTLILRKAYGGAYIAMGSQHLGADIVYAWPGAEIAVMGPEGAANIIFKREIDGSDQPEKTRQEKISEYKDMFANPFVAAGRGYIESIIDPAASRIEIIKALETLDTKVEGRPTKKHGNIPL
- a CDS encoding cobalamin B12-binding domain-containing protein, which produces MKIKVLVAKPGLDGHDRGAKVVAMALRDAGMEVIYTGLRQSPESVVKAALQEDVDVVGLSILSGAHMKICSKVLQLMKEAGIGDKPLFVGGIIPAEDADELRRAGIFEVFGPGTSLKSIIDKIEETVKK
- the meaB gene encoding methylmalonyl Co-A mutase-associated GTPase MeaB yields the protein MNSMKPGIDQLKISRSLSIIENDTDSAKKIIGGLPARDYCVIGVTGSPGAGKSSLTDRLACISAEEKTTAVVAIDPSSPFTGGAFLGDRIRMRRATGDPRVFVRSMASRGNVGGLSPSIYNSVEFLGRSGYDRIYVETVGAGQSETDIVNLADIVLLVMAPGLGDDVQTMKAGIMEIGDIFVINKSDLPGANQLASRTRAILELSGKKFPVMRTDSIKGSGVKELQEEIEEILLSYFSSGRLASKRAKRNLYNNLNSAYQIIKEHYAENDKLEELIRYLLENIGR